Proteins from one Athalia rosae chromosome 8, iyAthRosa1.1, whole genome shotgun sequence genomic window:
- the LOC105683932 gene encoding prestin-like isoform X6: protein MTATIGAEVKVRRPVYQLDELQRVCDYIKPKRPMSQRVGEKCRKFTVVDFLKGSIPLIEWLPKYEWKRDIAGDLAAGVTVAVMHIPQGMAYAILGNVSPVMGIYMAFFPVLVYLFLGSSKHNSMGSFALICLMTGKVVSSHSVAAIPSINGTDAEYEGVDPPGEHARYSATEVATTVTFAVAMIQLAMHVLKLGAISIILSDALVSGFTTGAAMHVLTSQIKDLFGLQPSRRNGIFKIIMTYVDLVNDIDNVNVAATVLSVVTILVLIFNNEVLKPLVAKRCSFPVPIEMFAVLSGTLLSTQMDLARDYGITTVGEIPVGLPTPSLPPLDLIPAVLVDSLVITIVSYTVSMSMAITFARRNNYEVDSNQELLAQVRNDATADPMILNLYGAGNLVGSFFSCMPFTASLSRSMIQETVGGKSQLASLLSCGLLLCVLLWVGPFFEPLPRCVLASIIVVALKGMLAQVVQLWKFWCLSRIDAVVWTVTFVTVVFLDIEYGLLAGTFVSLASLLVLSLRPYVCRMGLVPGTEIYLDMKRYRGTVEVPGIRMLHYCGGLNFASRQLFRNEVYKIAGVVPQQELIKRNGLQATERAARNEGEKKKGRVNGEPCGDPQREDGITGRNRNAVSTHPY, encoded by the exons ATGACTGCCACTATCGGCGCCGAAGTTAAAGTCCGGCGACCGGTTTACCAACTCGACGAACTGCAACGTGTCTGCGATTACATCAAGCCAAAACGCCCGA TGAGTCAAAGAGTTGGCGAAAAATGCCGAAAGTTCACCGTCGTCGATTTCCTGAAGGGGAGTATTCCTCTTATCGAATGGCTACCGAAGTACGAGTGGAAACGCGACATCGCCGGCGACCTGGCCGCTGGTGTCACAGTTGCCGTCATGCACATTCCGCAGG GGATGGCCTACGCGATTCTCGGCAACGTTTCTCCAGTGATGGGAATCTATATGGCGTTTTTTCCCGTTTTGGTCTATCTCTTCTTGGGCTCTTCCAAGCACAATTCGATGG GTTCATTCGCCTTGATATGCCTGATGACCGGGAAAGTTGTGTCGTCGCACAGTGTCGCGGCAATCCCGTCGATAAACGGGACCGACGCCGAGTACGAGGGGGTGGACCCACCCGGCGAACACGCGAGGTACTCGGCCACCGAGGTAGCTACAACGGTGACCTTCGCGGTCGCCATGATCCAG CTGGCGATGCACGTCCTCAAACTGGGCGCAATTTCTATCATACTTTCGGACGCTCTGGTCAGTGGATTCACCACCGGGGCGGCCATGCACGTTCTGACCTCACAGATAAAGGATCTCTTCGGTCTGCAACCGTCCAGGAGGAACGGCATATTCAAAATCATAATG ACCTACGTCGACCTGGTCAACGATATCGATAACGTCAACGTTGCGGCTACCGTCCTATCGGTGGTTACGATACTGGTACTGATCTTCAACAACGAGGTTTTGAAG CCGCTGGTCGCCAAGAGGTGTTCCTTCCCCGTGCCGATCGAGATGTTTGCCGTACTTTCGGGGACCCTGCTGTCGACGCAGATGGACCTCGCTCGCGATTACGGCATTACGACCGTCGGCGAAATCCCGGTCGG ACTGCCGACGCCGAGTCTGCCACCCCTCGACTTGATTCCCGCGGTCCTCGTCGACAGTTTGGTGATCACCATCGTTTCCTACACCGTGTCCATGTCGATGGCCATAACTTTCGCCCGGAGGAACAACTACGAGGTCGACTCGAATCAAGAACTCTTGGCCCAAGTGCGTAACGACGCCACCGCAGATCCAATGATATTGAACCTATAC GGCGCAGGTAATCTGGTTGGATCCTTCTTCTCGTGCATGCCGTTCACAGCTTCGCTCTCCCGGTCCATGATTCAGGAAACAGTGGGCGGTAAAAGCCAACTGGCTAGCCTGCTGTCCTGCGGTCTGCTGCTTTGCGTCCTCCTCTGGGTCGGTCCGTTCTTCGAGCCGCTACCCAGG TGTGTTTTAGCCAGCATCATAGTGGTCGCCCTCAAAGGGATGCTGGCGCAGGTGGTGCAGTTGTGGAAGTTTTGGTGCCTCTCCCGCATCGACGCTGTCGTTTGGACGGTCACCTTCGTCACGGTCGTCTTCCTCGACATCGAGTACGGCTTATTGGCGGGTACTTTCGTTTCTTTGGCGTCGCTTCTCGTCCTCTCGCTGCGCCCCTACGTCTGTCGCATGGGCCTCGTGCCGGGCACTGAAATTTACTTGGACATGAAGCGGTACAGAGGG ACGGTCGAGGTACCCGGAATAAGAATGTTACATTATTGCGGTGGTCTGAATTTCGCATCGCGTCAGCTATTCCGAAACGAGGTCTACAAAATCGCCGGTGTCGTTCCGCAGCAGGAGCTGATCAAACGCAACGGGCTACAGGCTACCGAACGAGCGGCGCGaaacgaaggtgaaaaaaag aaaggACGGGTGAACGGGGAGCCGTGCGGCGATCCGCAGCGCGAAGACGGAATCACAGGTCGCAATCGCAACGCCGTGAGCACACATCCATATTAA